One segment of Alnus glutinosa chromosome 2, dhAlnGlut1.1, whole genome shotgun sequence DNA contains the following:
- the LOC133859681 gene encoding SPX domain-containing protein 4, which translates to MKFGKEFTTHLEETLPEWRDKFLCYKPLKKLLKRHFPSPTTPDINLHPNTDTDGLDNQAPLLDLQEWFIWILNEELDKFNDFYVNKEEEFVIRFQVLKERIERVMEKSSKDGVFTSESEFSEETMEIRKDFVTIHGEMVLLKNYSSLNFAGLVKILKKYDKRTGGLLRLPFTQLALRQPFFTTENVTRLVRGCEEKLELLFPLEAEVIESNPCAQDQSKPPPCNATNISPETSSTLGDETVDLHRGTLAAMRAIKGLQKASSTSNPLSFSSLFRKNQDDESTGAVTAENSASNSSASLNDGEEGDQEDYHSV; encoded by the exons ATGAAGTTCGGGAAGGAGTTCACGACCCACCTGGAGGAGACCCTCCCGGAGTGGAGGGACAAGTTCCTCTGCTACAAGCCCCTCAAGAAGCTCCTCAAGCGCCACTTCCCCAGCCCCACCACCCCAGATATCAATCTTCATCCTAACACCGATACTGATGGCCTTGACAACCAGGCCCCCTTGCTGGACCTCCAAGAATGGTTCATTTGGATTCTCAATGAAGAGCTCGACAAGTTCAATGATTTCTACGTTAATAAGGAGGAAGAGTTCGTCATACGCTTTCAg GTGTTGAAGGAAAGAATAGAGCGAGTCATGGAGAAGAGCAGCAAAGACGGAGTTTTTACATCAGAAAGTGAATTTAGTGAAGAAACGATGGAGATACGGAAGGACTTTGTCACCATTCATGGGGAAATGGTGCTTCTGAAAAACTATAGTTCCTTAAATTTTGCAG GGCTGGTTAAGATCTTGAAGAAGTATGACAAACGAACTGGAGGACTGCTGCGTCTACCTTTTACACAACTTGCCCTTCGTCAACCTTTCTTTACAACAGAAAATGTCACAAGATTAGTCCGTGGGTGTGAGGAAAAACTTGAGCTCCTTTTCCCGTTAGAAGCGGAAGTCATTGAATCTAATCCTTGTGCACAAGACCAGTCAAAACCACCACCATGTAATGCAACAAATATCTCACCCGAGACATCGTCAACTCTTGGAGACGAAACTGTGGATCTACACCGTGGCACTCTCGCTGCAATGAGAGCCATAAAAGGCCTTCAAAAAGCAAGCTCCACCTCCAATCCATTGTCGTTCTCATCCCTCTTTAGAAAAAACCAGGATGATGAGAGTACCGGTGCAGTAACTGCTGAAAACTCTGCTTCAAACTCTTCAGCCTCCTTGAATGATGGGGAAGAGGGTGATCAAGAGGATTACCATTCTGTGTAA
- the LOC133859679 gene encoding phosphate transporter PHO1 homolog 9 isoform X1, whose translation MKFGKEFASQMVQEWQEAYMDYNYLKTVLKDILRFRQRNASTPMASTSRGTLKRRVSLYRAFSGLTSRHRSSPKMNEDEVILVNAVQQEGSEGNHQTMFLMSSEIGGEYELVFFRRLDDEFNKVINFYKMKVEEVMEEAKELSKQMDALIALRIKVENPVVESEGKNLPSNVVSSPSRKPGRSHMDVIQEVEMSSEGRLEDEKQEDNVEKTGDRRNSNGKKVEIRGFRPAPLEILDHVKINVTTETPVSTLKGILMSSNSDFSFSKRELRKAEEQMTRAFIEFNRKLLLLKSYSFLNLLAFSKIMKKYDKITSRNASMTYMEMVDKSYLGSSDEVTRLMERVEITFIKHFANGNRRKGMKILRPTTRRERHRITFSLGFLSGCSLALVAAIVVLVHARDILKSEGRSRYMENIFPLYSLFGFIVLHMIMYSANIYFWRRYRVNYSFIFGFKQGTGLGYREVFLLSSCLGLLALTGVISNLDMEMDPRTKSFTALTELVPLGLLIVVLLILFCPFNVIYRSSRFFLIRSSFRCLCAPLYKVTLPDFFLADQLTSQVQAFRSLEFYVCYYGWGDFRKRSNKCGDSKVFQSFYFIVAIIPYWTRFLQSLRRLVEEKDAMHGLNGLKFFSIIIAVAMRTSYDLKRGMKTWKIIAAVSSGVATIAATYWDIVIDWGLLRRNSKNPWLRDKLLVANKNVYFAAIVLNVLLRLAWMQSVLGFKEAPFLHKQALVAIVACLEILRRGIWNFFRLENEHLNNVGKYRAFKSLPLPFNYGDDEDKDI comes from the exons atgAAGTTCGGGAAAGAATTCGCGTCACAGATGGTGCAGGAATGGCAAGAAGCGTACATGGACTACAACTATCTCAAAACAGTCTTGAAAGATATCTTGCGGTTCAGGCAGAGAAACGCATCGACGCCAATGGCATCAACCTCACGAGGGACTCTGAAAAGAAGGGTGTCCCTCTACAGAGCTTTTAGTGGGCTTACTAGCCGCCACAGAAGCTCCCCGAAGATGAACGAGGATGAAGTAATTCTTGTCAATGCAGTGCAGCAAGAGGGATCAGAAGGGAACCACCAAACCATGTTCCTAATGTCCTCGGAGATTGGCGGAGAGTACGAGCTTGTGTTCTTTAGGAGGCTTGATGATGAGTTTAATAAAGTCattaacttttacaaaatgaagGTCGAAGAGGTGATGGAGGAGGCAAAGGAATTGAGCAAGCAGATGGATGCTTTGATTGCTCTTCGAATAAAGGTAGAGAATCCGGTGGTGGAATCTGAAGGGAAAAATCTTCCAAGCAATGTGGTATCCTCACCTAGTAGAAAACCAG GAAGGTCGCATATGGATGTGATTCAAGAAGTTGAGATGAGCAGTGAAGGACGTTTGGAAGATGAAAAACAAGAAGACAATGTAGAAAAAACCGGTGACCGGAGGAATAGCAACGGAAAGAAGGTGGAAATCCGGGGTTTTAGGCCGGCTCCATTAGAAATCTTGGATCATGTAAAGATCAATGTCACAACTGAGACTCCTGTATCTACTTTGAAAGGCATCCTCATGAGTTCAAATTCGGACTTTTCATTCAGCAAGAGAGAGCTGAGGAAAGCAGAGGAACAAATGACACGGGCTTTTATTGAATTCAATAGAAAGCTCCTACTTCTGAAGAGCTACAG CTTCTTGAATCTATTGGCTTTTTCAAAGATCATGAAGAAGTATGATAAG ATCACATCAAGGAATGCATCTATGACTTACATGGAGATGGTGGACAAATCTTATCTGGGTAGCTCTGATGAG GTTACTAGACTCATGGAAAGGGTAGAGATTACCTTCATTAAGCACTTTGCAAATGGAAATCGTAGAAAAGGAATGAAGATTTTAAGACCAACAACCAGAAGGGAAAGACATAGAATTACGTTTTCCTTGG GTTTCTTGTCTGGCTGCTCACTTGCACTTGTAGCAGCTATTGTTGTGCTTGTACATGCAAGAGATATTCTGAAGAGTGAGGGGCGTAGTCGGTATATGGAAAACATATTTCCTCTTTACAG CTTGTTCGGATTCATTGTCCTACATATGATCATGTACTCTGCAAACATATACTTCTGGAGGCGTTATAGAGtcaattattcatttattttcggCTTTAAGCAAGGAACAGGGTTGGGTTACAGAGAAGTATTTCTTCTTAGTTCATGTCTTGGTCTGCTGGCATTGACTGGTGTCATCTCAAATTTAGATATGGAGATGGACCCAAGAACAAAAAGCTTCACAGCCTTAACTGAACTAGTCCCTTTAGGTCTACTTATT GTTGTGCTTCTTATATTGTTCTGTCCTTTCAATGTCATATACCGTTCAAGTCGCTTCTTCCTCATCCGATCTTCGTTTCGTTGTCTTTGTGCTCCTCTTTACAAG GTTACCCTCCCAGACTTTTTCTTGGCAGACCAGCTAACTAGCCAG GTGCAGGCCTTCAGAAGTTTGGAATTTTATGTTTGCTATTACGGTTGGGGTGACTTCAGAAAGAGATCAAACAAGTGCGGTGACAGTAAGGTTTTTCAgagtttctattttattgtagCGATCATTCCATACTGGACCCGTTTCCTTCAG AGCCTTCGACGCTTGGTAGAAGAGAAAGATGCAATGCATGGGCTTAATGGGCTGAAGTTCTTCTCAATAATAATTGCAGTTGCCATGAGGACAAGTTATGATTTGAAAAGGGGGATGAAGACTTGGAAAATCATAGCTGCAGTCAGTTCAGGTGTTGCAACAATTGCTGCTACATATTGGGACATTGTGATAGATTGGGGTCTTTTGAGAAGGAATTCCAAAAACCCCTGGCTGAGAGATAAACTCCTTGTAGCAAACAAAAATGTTTACTTTGCAGCTATA GTATTGAACGTTCTACTGAGACTTGCTTGGATGCAGTCAGTCTTAGGTTTTAAGGAAGCACCTTTCTTGCATAAACAAGCCTTGGTTGCAATAGTTGCCTGCTTGGAGATCCTTCGACGTGGCATTTGGAATTTCTTCAG ATTGGAGAATGAACACCTGAACAATGTTGGCAAGTATCGGGCATTCAAGTCATTGCCCCTACCTTTTAACTATGGCGACGATGAAGACAAAGACATATAG
- the LOC133859680 gene encoding cystathionine gamma-synthase 1, chloroplastic → MAVSTCTRVFPSFECRSESDFSGAPKVGGDGKQRRNRFSGGFKSARGTASFQVGLSSLIFRFPPNFVRQLSTKARRNCSNIGVAQIVAASWSNNPASAPAAAASAAAAAATAATEPTLPSVGDDVALVDKKVDLDVNVGVDFELEGLPNSKRSVFSYDGSVAIHAGERSGRGIVTDAITTPVVNTTAYFFDNTAQLIDFKEKRRASFEYGRYGNPTTVVAEEKISALEGAESTLIMASGMCASTVLLMALVPAGGHLVTTTDCYRKTRIFIETILPRMGITATVIDPADMGALESALNENKVSLFFTESPTNPFLRCVDIKLVSELCHKKGALVCIDGTFATPLNQKALFLGADLVLHSATKYLGGHNDVIAGCISGSMKLVSEVRNLHHVLGGALNPNAAYLIIRGMKTLHLRIKQQNSTGLRMAKILEAHPKVKRVYYPGLPSHPEHELAKRQMTGFGGVVSFEVDGDLDTTIKFVDSLRIPYIAPSFGGCESIVDQPAIMSYWDLPQSERLKYGIRDNLVRFSFGVEDFEDLKADVLQALESI, encoded by the exons ATGGCTGTGTCCACGTGTACTAGGGTTTTCCCCTCATTCGAGTGCCGCTCGGAGTCCGACTTCTCCGGCGCGCCGAAGGTCGGAGGGGACGGGAAGCAGAGACGCAATCGATTCTCTGGGGGGTTCAAGTCGGCGCGCGGAACAGCGTCGTTCCAGGTCGGCCTCTCCTCGCTGATCTTCCGCTTCCCGCCGAACTTTGTGCGCCAGCTTAGCACGAAGGCGCGCCGGAACTGCAGCAACATCGGCGTGGCGCAGATCGTCGCGGCCTCGTGGTCCAACAACCCCGCGTCGGCTCCGGCGGCGGCGGCATCAGctgccgccgccgccgccacagCCGCCACCGAGCCGACCTTGCCGTCGGTCGGAGATGACGTGGCGTTGGTGGACAAGAAAGTGGATCTCGACGTGAATGTGGGTGTAGACTTTGAGCTCGAGGGTTTACCCAATTCCAAGCGCTCGGTTTTTAGCTACGATGGGAGCGTTGCTATTCATGCTG GTGAGAGATCTGGACGCGGTATAGTGACTGATGCGATTACCACACCGGTGGTTAATACTACTGCCTACTTCTTTGACAACACTGCTCAGCTCATTGATTTCAAG GAGAAGCGCAGGGCTAGTTTTGAATATGGGCGCTACGGAAATCCGACAACGGTGGTTGCAGAGGAGAAGATAAG TGCGCTCGAGGGGGCTGAATCGACCCTGATAATGGCATCTGGAATGTGCGCTAGCACAGTCTTGTTGATGGCATTGGTTCCAGCTGGTGGGCATCTTGTGACGACGACGGATTGCTATAGGAAGACTAGGATATTCATTGAGACCATTCTTCCCAGAATGGGGATTACG GCAACCGTCATTGACCCAGCAGATATGGGAGCCTTGGAATCTGCGCTGAATGAGAACAAA GTTTCTCTTTTCTTCACAGAGTCGCCTACCAATCCATTCCTCAGATGTGTTGACATTAAGCTGGTTTCAGAGCTTTGCCACAAAAAAGGAGCTTTGGTCTGCATAGACGGTACCTTTGCAACACCTCTCAACCAGAAGGCCCTTTTCCTTGGAGCTGATCTTGTTCTGCATTCTGCAACAAAATACCTTGGGGGCCACAATGAT GTCATTGCAGGTTGCATTAGTGGTTCCATGAAGTTGGTCTCAGAAGTTCGTAATTTGCATCATGTTTTGGGTGGTGCACTCAACCCA AATGCTGCGTACTTGATCATCCGAGGCATGAAGACGCTACATCTTCGTATAAAGCAACAAAATTCAACAGGACTGCGGATGGCCAAAATTTTAGAGGCACATCCTAAG GTGAAGCGTGTATACTATCCTGGCTTACCAAGTCATCCTGAACATGAACTTGCCAAGCGTCAGATGACTGGCTTTGGTGGTGTGGTCAGTTTTGAG GTTGATGGAGACCTAGATACCACCATAAAATTTGTCGATTCACTCAGAATCCCATATATTGCGCCATCATTTGGTGGCTGTGAGAGCATTGTTGATCAGCCAGCGATTATGTCTTACTG GGATCTACCTCAGTCAGAAAGGCTCAAGTATGGGATTAGGGATAACCTGGTTCGATTTAGCTTTGGAGTTGAAGACTTTGAAGATTTGAAGGCTGATGTACTTCAAGCTCTGGAATCCATATAG
- the LOC133859679 gene encoding phosphate transporter PHO1 homolog 9 isoform X2, with product MRVTSIQNSQYCFQFEGRSHMDVIQEVEMSSEGRLEDEKQEDNVEKTGDRRNSNGKKVEIRGFRPAPLEILDHVKINVTTETPVSTLKGILMSSNSDFSFSKRELRKAEEQMTRAFIEFNRKLLLLKSYSFLNLLAFSKIMKKYDKITSRNASMTYMEMVDKSYLGSSDEVTRLMERVEITFIKHFANGNRRKGMKILRPTTRRERHRITFSLGFLSGCSLALVAAIVVLVHARDILKSEGRSRYMENIFPLYSLFGFIVLHMIMYSANIYFWRRYRVNYSFIFGFKQGTGLGYREVFLLSSCLGLLALTGVISNLDMEMDPRTKSFTALTELVPLGLLIVVLLILFCPFNVIYRSSRFFLIRSSFRCLCAPLYKVTLPDFFLADQLTSQVQAFRSLEFYVCYYGWGDFRKRSNKCGDSKVFQSFYFIVAIIPYWTRFLQSLRRLVEEKDAMHGLNGLKFFSIIIAVAMRTSYDLKRGMKTWKIIAAVSSGVATIAATYWDIVIDWGLLRRNSKNPWLRDKLLVANKNVYFAAIVLNVLLRLAWMQSVLGFKEAPFLHKQALVAIVACLEILRRGIWNFFRLENEHLNNVGKYRAFKSLPLPFNYGDDEDKDI from the exons ATGAGAGTTACATCCATTCAAAATTCACAATACTGTTTTCAATTTGAAGGAAGGTCGCATATGGATGTGATTCAAGAAGTTGAGATGAGCAGTGAAGGACGTTTGGAAGATGAAAAACAAGAAGACAATGTAGAAAAAACCGGTGACCGGAGGAATAGCAACGGAAAGAAGGTGGAAATCCGGGGTTTTAGGCCGGCTCCATTAGAAATCTTGGATCATGTAAAGATCAATGTCACAACTGAGACTCCTGTATCTACTTTGAAAGGCATCCTCATGAGTTCAAATTCGGACTTTTCATTCAGCAAGAGAGAGCTGAGGAAAGCAGAGGAACAAATGACACGGGCTTTTATTGAATTCAATAGAAAGCTCCTACTTCTGAAGAGCTACAG CTTCTTGAATCTATTGGCTTTTTCAAAGATCATGAAGAAGTATGATAAG ATCACATCAAGGAATGCATCTATGACTTACATGGAGATGGTGGACAAATCTTATCTGGGTAGCTCTGATGAG GTTACTAGACTCATGGAAAGGGTAGAGATTACCTTCATTAAGCACTTTGCAAATGGAAATCGTAGAAAAGGAATGAAGATTTTAAGACCAACAACCAGAAGGGAAAGACATAGAATTACGTTTTCCTTGG GTTTCTTGTCTGGCTGCTCACTTGCACTTGTAGCAGCTATTGTTGTGCTTGTACATGCAAGAGATATTCTGAAGAGTGAGGGGCGTAGTCGGTATATGGAAAACATATTTCCTCTTTACAG CTTGTTCGGATTCATTGTCCTACATATGATCATGTACTCTGCAAACATATACTTCTGGAGGCGTTATAGAGtcaattattcatttattttcggCTTTAAGCAAGGAACAGGGTTGGGTTACAGAGAAGTATTTCTTCTTAGTTCATGTCTTGGTCTGCTGGCATTGACTGGTGTCATCTCAAATTTAGATATGGAGATGGACCCAAGAACAAAAAGCTTCACAGCCTTAACTGAACTAGTCCCTTTAGGTCTACTTATT GTTGTGCTTCTTATATTGTTCTGTCCTTTCAATGTCATATACCGTTCAAGTCGCTTCTTCCTCATCCGATCTTCGTTTCGTTGTCTTTGTGCTCCTCTTTACAAG GTTACCCTCCCAGACTTTTTCTTGGCAGACCAGCTAACTAGCCAG GTGCAGGCCTTCAGAAGTTTGGAATTTTATGTTTGCTATTACGGTTGGGGTGACTTCAGAAAGAGATCAAACAAGTGCGGTGACAGTAAGGTTTTTCAgagtttctattttattgtagCGATCATTCCATACTGGACCCGTTTCCTTCAG AGCCTTCGACGCTTGGTAGAAGAGAAAGATGCAATGCATGGGCTTAATGGGCTGAAGTTCTTCTCAATAATAATTGCAGTTGCCATGAGGACAAGTTATGATTTGAAAAGGGGGATGAAGACTTGGAAAATCATAGCTGCAGTCAGTTCAGGTGTTGCAACAATTGCTGCTACATATTGGGACATTGTGATAGATTGGGGTCTTTTGAGAAGGAATTCCAAAAACCCCTGGCTGAGAGATAAACTCCTTGTAGCAAACAAAAATGTTTACTTTGCAGCTATA GTATTGAACGTTCTACTGAGACTTGCTTGGATGCAGTCAGTCTTAGGTTTTAAGGAAGCACCTTTCTTGCATAAACAAGCCTTGGTTGCAATAGTTGCCTGCTTGGAGATCCTTCGACGTGGCATTTGGAATTTCTTCAG ATTGGAGAATGAACACCTGAACAATGTTGGCAAGTATCGGGCATTCAAGTCATTGCCCCTACCTTTTAACTATGGCGACGATGAAGACAAAGACATATAG